The following are encoded in a window of Blattabacterium cuenoti genomic DNA:
- a CDS encoding cell division protein FtsQ/DivIB has protein sequence MDPLSKDHFVNEEIINQLLKIEKIEKTIGQLCIFTMEKKLNNYPFIKKSEVFLSVDGTLNIKIWQKEPILRIKNGNKEYYLTKEGENLELSSIYSSKVLLAKGFFSKEEKKHLADLVQTINSDEFFKNQIISIKKTVPNLFILISKIGNHHIILGNIKDFKSKLNKLKAFYKQYLNKIDMNQYQSIDLQYKDQVVAKKR, from the coding sequence ATGGATCCCTTATCTAAGGATCATTTTGTCAATGAAGAAATTATTAATCAACTTCTAAAAATAGAAAAAATTGAAAAAACAATCGGTCAATTATGTATATTCACAATGGAAAAAAAATTAAACAATTACCCTTTTATAAAAAAATCGGAAGTATTTCTTAGTGTAGATGGGACTCTAAATATTAAAATTTGGCAAAAAGAACCTATTTTAAGAATAAAAAATGGAAATAAAGAATATTACCTGACTAAAGAAGGGGAAAATTTAGAACTTTCTTCTATTTATTCTTCAAAAGTTCTTTTAGCAAAAGGATTCTTTTCAAAGGAAGAAAAAAAACATTTAGCTGATTTAGTCCAAACCATAAATTCTGATGAATTCTTCAAAAATCAAATTATTAGTATAAAAAAAACGGTTCCTAACTTATTTATTTTGATTTCTAAAATAGGAAATCATCATATTATATTAGGAAATATCAAAGATTTTAAAAGTAAATTGAATAAATTAAAAGCTTTTTATAAGCAGTATCTAAATAAAATCGATATGAATCAATATCAAAGTATTGATTTACAATATAAGGACCAAGTAGTCGCAAAAAAAAGATAA
- the murC gene encoding UDP-N-acetylmuramate--L-alanine ligase, protein MNLNQIESFYFLGIGGIGMSSLALYFHYMGKKVSGYDRSRTMITKKLENEGVLINYHDKTEFLPEWIHSTRCLIVYTPAIPDNHKQWRFLKKYGKNIKKRSQVLALITENKICIAIGGTHGKTTTGIFLGHILHSTGKKVTAFLGGISENYQSNLILNHGTEIFLVEADEFDHSFLHLSPNIACITCLDQDHVDTYPKKEALIQAYIDFSKKIKSPYKKLFLSRKKKGESFLSKNAIYFSVEKEENYYSNHLLIKENQWFFDFHTPKETWKSLPLPIPGLHNLKNVTAALAISDYLKIKEKDIRKSLFLFKGIKRRYSIHYKSIKKIYIDDYAHHPTEINALISTIRTCFPDKKILGIFQPHLFSRTKFFEEDFAKSLEKLDLLILLNIYPAREFPIKGVSSNSLLDKIKMNSKNKELVPLSKVLEKIKKKNFDILLTIGAGNIDTLILPIKKWLYKRYG, encoded by the coding sequence ATGAATCTAAATCAAATTGAGTCTTTTTATTTTCTAGGAATAGGAGGAATTGGAATGAGTTCCTTAGCTCTATATTTTCATTACATGGGAAAAAAAGTTTCTGGATATGATAGATCTAGAACCATGATCACAAAAAAATTAGAAAACGAGGGCGTATTGATCAACTATCATGATAAAACAGAATTTTTGCCTGAATGGATCCATTCTACACGATGTTTAATTGTTTATACCCCGGCTATTCCAGATAATCATAAACAATGGAGGTTTTTGAAAAAATATGGAAAAAATATAAAAAAACGTTCTCAGGTATTAGCTTTAATTACAGAAAATAAAATTTGTATAGCTATAGGAGGAACACATGGAAAAACCACTACTGGTATTTTCCTAGGACATATCTTACATAGTACTGGAAAAAAGGTTACGGCTTTTTTAGGAGGGATCTCTGAAAATTATCAATCTAATCTTATTTTGAATCATGGTACGGAAATCTTCTTGGTAGAAGCAGATGAATTTGACCACTCTTTTTTACATTTATCTCCGAATATAGCATGTATTACGTGTTTAGATCAAGATCATGTAGATACTTATCCAAAAAAAGAAGCCTTGATACAGGCTTATATAGATTTTTCAAAGAAAATCAAAAGTCCATATAAAAAACTATTCCTTAGTAGGAAAAAGAAAGGAGAATCTTTTCTGTCTAAAAATGCTATCTATTTTTCGGTAGAAAAAGAAGAAAATTATTATTCCAATCATCTTTTGATCAAAGAAAATCAATGGTTTTTTGATTTTCATACTCCGAAAGAAACCTGGAAATCTCTTCCATTACCTATTCCAGGTTTACATAATTTAAAAAATGTCACTGCGGCTTTAGCTATATCTGACTATTTGAAGATAAAAGAGAAAGATATTCGAAAATCCTTATTTTTATTTAAAGGAATTAAAAGAAGGTACTCCATCCATTATAAATCTATAAAAAAAATATATATAGATGATTATGCTCATCATCCTACAGAAATTAACGCCTTAATTAGCACTATAAGAACATGTTTTCCGGATAAAAAAATATTAGGAATATTTCAACCCCATTTATTTAGTAGGACAAAATTCTTTGAAGAAGATTTTGCAAAAAGTTTAGAAAAATTGGACCTTCTAATTTTATTAAATATTTATCCAGCTAGGGAATTCCCAATTAAGGGAGTTAGTTCTAATAGTTTATTAGATAAAATAAAAATGAATTCTAAAAATAAAGAATTGGTCCCTTTATCCAAAGTTTTAGAAAAAATTAAAAAAAAAAATTTTGACATTCTCCTGACAATAGGAGCGGGAAATATTGATACCTTGATCCTTCCTATCAAAAAATGGTTATATAAACGATATGGATAA
- the ftsZ gene encoding cell division protein FtsZ — protein MKKENFIMQKKENVPFGFSKNRSAAIKVIGVGGGGSNALSYMFEQGITGVDFIACNTDAQALNNNPVPVKIQLGASITEGLGAGADPEIGEKAALESLEEIKSILDSNTKMTFITAGMGGGTGTGAAPIIAGISKEKGILTVGIVTIPFHFEGKMRLQQAQKGIEALRKNVDSLIVINNDKLRELYGNLGFKAGFAKADEVLTTAAKGIAEVITHHYKQNIDLRDTRTVLKESGTAVMGSAISVGENRAKDAVGQALDSPLLNDNKITGAKNVLLLIVSGRIEITIDEIGIISDYIQAEAGNNANIIMGIGEDESLEESISVTIVATGFPTEVQRAINHEEKKIFHRLEEPYKQKLTKIEGIHSYSRRIEPLSSKEEKTYKSSLRRTPPPKGNLFFNQRKNIFNQAINHPKNPTVEKKYMLEDNFDLPLSSEEKNKIDKMKHSHMLKKENHKNEDINN, from the coding sequence ATGAAAAAAGAAAATTTTATAATGCAAAAAAAAGAGAACGTCCCATTTGGATTTTCTAAAAATCGTTCAGCTGCTATCAAAGTTATTGGTGTAGGAGGTGGTGGAAGTAATGCTTTAAGTTATATGTTTGAACAAGGGATTACGGGCGTAGACTTTATAGCGTGTAATACAGATGCACAAGCCTTAAATAATAATCCAGTTCCAGTAAAAATTCAATTAGGAGCTTCTATTACAGAAGGACTAGGTGCTGGAGCGGATCCAGAAATAGGAGAAAAAGCGGCCTTAGAAAGTCTAGAAGAAATTAAAAGTATTTTAGATTCTAATACAAAAATGACCTTTATTACGGCAGGCATGGGAGGAGGAACGGGAACCGGAGCCGCTCCAATTATTGCAGGTATTTCTAAAGAAAAAGGAATTCTTACTGTAGGAATTGTCACTATTCCATTTCATTTTGAAGGAAAAATGAGATTACAACAAGCTCAAAAAGGAATAGAAGCATTAAGGAAAAATGTGGATTCTCTCATTGTTATTAATAATGATAAATTAAGAGAATTGTATGGAAATCTTGGATTTAAAGCTGGATTTGCGAAAGCAGATGAAGTTCTTACTACTGCAGCTAAGGGAATTGCAGAAGTCATTACTCACCATTATAAACAAAATATAGATTTGAGAGACACAAGAACAGTTCTTAAAGAAAGCGGAACAGCGGTTATGGGATCCGCTATTTCTGTAGGAGAAAATAGAGCTAAAGATGCAGTTGGACAAGCCTTAGATTCTCCATTATTGAATGATAACAAGATAACAGGGGCTAAAAATGTTCTTTTACTTATTGTTTCAGGAAGAATCGAAATTACCATAGATGAAATCGGTATCATCAGTGATTATATACAAGCAGAGGCAGGAAATAATGCTAATATTATAATGGGGATAGGGGAAGACGAAAGTTTGGAAGAAAGTATTTCAGTGACTATAGTAGCAACTGGATTTCCAACAGAAGTTCAAAGGGCTATTAATCATGAAGAAAAAAAAATATTTCATAGGTTAGAAGAACCTTATAAACAAAAATTAACGAAAATAGAGGGAATTCATTCTTATTCAAGACGAATTGAACCTCTTTCTTCTAAAGAAGAAAAGACTTATAAAAGTAGTTTAAGAAGAACTCCTCCTCCTAAGGGAAATTTATTCTTCAATCAAAGAAAAAATATTTTTAATCAAGCTATTAATCATCCTAAAAATCCTACAGTAGAAAAAAAATATATGTTAGAAGATAATTTTGATCTTCCTCTTTCTTCCGAAGAAAAAAATAAAATAGATAAGATGAAACATTCTCATATGCTGAAAAAAGAAAATCATAAAAATGAGGACATTAATAATTAA
- the murD gene encoding UDP-N-acetylmuramoyl-L-alanine--D-glutamate ligase: MEKNKNLIVVLGGGESGVGAALLAKKMGLKIFLSDSGIIPNKYKKILSKNRIPFEEKGHTESLIFQKAIKVIKSPGISRQDPLIKKINFLNIPMVSELEFGKNYLKNPYIISITGSNGKTTTSYIVYKILQEEGFHVEIAGNIGRSFSREVLKKKEVYVLEVSSFQLDDCFNFRSNIAVLLNITRDHLDRYHNDIESYISSKFRIGTQQNKEDIFIYNHDDPLIRTGFQKYPILSNCIPFSIQEELCVGAYLKEKKIFIRNKFNQERCLLHVDKIPLKGDHNLYNILASLLVSVTLNVRNSSMIHPILGLKPIEHRMEKVLNINGVQFINDSKATNVNAVFYALKSMKAPTIWIAGGKDKGNDYREILPLVKEKVKAIIFLGKKNKNFISFFRNVIDIILETNCLKKAVRLAYILSIHGDNILLSPACSSFDLFQDYKERGLRFKQEVRKLFYEYEKNRYFEISKRR, from the coding sequence ATGGAAAAGAATAAAAATTTAATAGTGGTATTGGGTGGAGGAGAAAGCGGAGTCGGAGCCGCTTTATTAGCTAAGAAAATGGGGTTAAAAATTTTTTTATCTGATTCTGGAATTATTCCAAATAAATACAAGAAAATTTTGTCAAAAAATAGAATTCCTTTTGAGGAAAAAGGACATACAGAAAGTCTCATCTTTCAAAAAGCTATTAAAGTGATCAAAAGTCCTGGAATTTCTAGACAAGATCCATTAATCAAGAAAATTAATTTTTTGAATATTCCCATGGTTTCTGAATTAGAATTCGGAAAAAATTATTTGAAAAACCCCTATATTATTTCCATTACAGGAAGTAATGGAAAAACCACTACAAGTTACATAGTATATAAAATACTTCAAGAAGAAGGATTTCATGTAGAGATAGCAGGAAATATAGGTCGTAGTTTTTCACGAGAAGTTTTAAAAAAAAAAGAGGTTTATGTATTAGAAGTGAGTAGCTTTCAACTGGATGATTGCTTCAATTTTCGTTCAAATATAGCCGTTTTATTAAACATCACAAGAGACCATTTAGATAGATATCATAATGATATTGAAAGTTACATATCTTCTAAATTTAGAATTGGTACTCAGCAGAATAAGGAAGATATTTTTATTTATAATCATGATGATCCTCTCATCAGAACAGGATTTCAAAAATATCCCATTTTGTCCAATTGTATTCCTTTTTCTATTCAGGAAGAATTATGCGTAGGCGCATATCTGAAAGAGAAGAAGATATTTATTCGTAATAAATTTAATCAAGAAAGATGTCTTTTACATGTAGACAAAATTCCTTTAAAAGGAGATCATAATCTCTATAATATATTGGCTTCATTACTCGTTTCCGTAACATTAAATGTTCGAAATTCATCTATGATCCATCCTATATTAGGATTGAAACCTATAGAGCATAGGATGGAAAAAGTACTAAATATTAATGGAGTCCAATTTATTAATGATTCTAAAGCCACTAATGTGAATGCGGTCTTTTATGCATTGAAAAGTATGAAAGCTCCTACAATATGGATTGCAGGAGGAAAGGATAAAGGGAATGATTATAGAGAGATCCTCCCCTTGGTTAAAGAAAAAGTCAAAGCCATAATTTTTTTAGGAAAAAAGAATAAGAACTTTATAAGTTTTTTTCGAAATGTCATTGATATTATTTTGGAAACGAACTGCCTTAAAAAGGCAGTTCGTTTGGCTTACATTTTATCTATTCATGGAGATAACATTTTGTTATCTCCTGCATGTTCTAGTTTTGATCTTTTCCAAGATTATAAGGAAAGAGGTCTTAGATTTAAACAAGAAGTCAGAAAACTTTTCTATGAATATGAAAAAAATAGATATTTTGAGATATCTAAAAGGAGATAA
- the ftsA gene encoding cell division protein FtsA gives MEYQDIAIGLDVGTTKIVAMVGRRNEYNKIEILGIGKSKSTGVHRGVVNNITQTIESIREAVSEAERSSGLKIKEVIVGIAGQHIRSLQHNDYITRLDFENVINQKDIQKLIDQVHKLVMLPGEEIIHVLPQEYKVDSQSEIGEPIGMYGSRLEANFHVVVGQISSIRNIGRCVKAAGLNLSGMTLEPLASAEAVLNTEEREAGVALVDIGGGTTDIAIFKDNIIRHTAVIPFGGNVITENIKTDCLIIERQAELLKLKFGSAWPGENKETEIVCIPGLRGRDPKEISLKRLSQIIHTRVCEILEQVNIEIKHYGNEEQKKRLIAGIVMTGGGSQLKHIRPLTEYITGMDVRIGYSNEHISGGENGVISNPEYATSIGLVIKGIEDQKKYFFTEMGSRYEEKNTSELFSTQLYNKNRRFNKEIYYENEDSLKKKKKTKSKSFFEIWADKFRQILNDTE, from the coding sequence ATGGAATATCAAGATATAGCTATTGGTCTTGATGTGGGGACCACGAAGATTGTAGCTATGGTAGGAAGGAGAAATGAATATAATAAAATTGAGATTTTAGGCATAGGGAAATCTAAAAGTACTGGTGTACATAGAGGGGTGGTCAACAATATTACTCAGACTATTGAATCTATTCGAGAAGCCGTATCTGAGGCTGAACGAAGTTCAGGATTAAAAATCAAAGAAGTTATTGTTGGTATTGCTGGACAACATATTAGAAGTCTACAACATAATGATTATATTACTCGATTAGATTTCGAAAATGTGATTAATCAGAAAGATATACAAAAATTAATAGATCAAGTCCATAAACTAGTTATGCTTCCAGGAGAAGAAATCATTCATGTTCTTCCACAGGAATATAAGGTGGATAGTCAATCAGAAATAGGAGAACCTATAGGAATGTATGGAAGTCGTTTAGAAGCTAATTTTCATGTAGTTGTAGGACAAATTTCTTCTATTAGAAATATTGGAAGATGTGTAAAAGCTGCAGGATTGAATTTATCGGGAATGACATTAGAACCTTTAGCCTCTGCAGAGGCTGTATTAAATACGGAAGAAAGGGAAGCCGGGGTCGCCTTAGTAGACATAGGAGGAGGGACTACGGATATTGCTATATTTAAAGACAATATTATTCGTCACACTGCCGTCATTCCTTTTGGAGGAAATGTAATCACGGAAAATATTAAAACGGATTGTTTAATTATTGAACGACAAGCAGAATTACTTAAATTAAAATTTGGATCTGCATGGCCTGGAGAAAATAAAGAAACAGAAATTGTTTGCATTCCTGGATTAAGAGGTCGTGACCCTAAGGAAATTTCCTTGAAACGTCTTTCTCAAATTATTCATACTAGGGTATGTGAAATTTTAGAACAAGTCAATATAGAAATAAAACATTATGGAAATGAAGAACAAAAAAAAAGACTTATAGCAGGAATAGTGATGACAGGAGGCGGATCTCAACTAAAACACATTCGTCCTTTAACAGAATATATCACTGGAATGGATGTACGTATAGGTTATTCTAATGAACATATTTCTGGAGGAGAAAATGGCGTGATCAGTAATCCAGAATACGCAACGTCTATAGGTTTAGTTATAAAGGGAATTGAGGATCAGAAAAAATATTTTTTTACAGAAATGGGGTCTAGATATGAGGAAAAAAATACTTCCGAATTATTCTCAACCCAATTATACAATAAAAATCGTAGATTCAATAAGGAAATATATTATGAGAATGAGGATTCTTTAAAAAAGAAGAAAAAAACTAAATCTAAATCTTTTTTTGAAATTTGGGCAGATAAGTTTCGTCAAATACTGAATGATACAGAATAA
- a CDS encoding FtsW/RodA/SpoVE family cell cycle protein produces MNMKKIDILRYLKGDKYLWAFITLLALFSFLPVYSASTNLVSTYGETNTVFGYLFKHALFLLVGFCILFFTQFIDYKYFYRMSILSIPIVSILLIFTIIQGKELDGVNASRWLHIPIINISFQTSSIAGLVLFIYCARYLAQKKKERMNLIHSFFPLIFPIFLIIGLIFPANGSTAVLVFISVLIILFIGGYPFTGVIGILFMGILAAGIYIYSVIKWGDKNPMNRVYTWKSRIENFLDHDSEESYQMKQSKTAIFLGKKFGRGPGKSVLKAFLPQSSSDFIYAIIIEEYGSIGGILLLFIYILILLRIMVISTKIQNYFCSLLVLSVGFPIINQALINMGIAVGLFPVTGQTLPLISAGGTSMWVTFFSFGIILSVSRIIYDTPDYMEKRNSS; encoded by the coding sequence ATGAATATGAAAAAAATAGATATTTTGAGATATCTAAAAGGAGATAAATATTTATGGGCTTTCATTACTTTATTAGCTCTATTTTCTTTTTTACCTGTATACTCAGCGAGTACTAATTTAGTTAGTACATATGGAGAAACGAATACCGTATTCGGTTATTTATTCAAACATGCCCTTTTTTTGTTAGTGGGTTTTTGTATTCTTTTTTTTACTCAGTTTATAGACTATAAATATTTTTATCGTATGTCTATACTTTCAATCCCTATAGTCTCTATTTTACTTATTTTCACAATTATTCAGGGAAAAGAACTAGATGGAGTTAATGCTTCTCGTTGGTTACATATCCCTATTATTAATATATCTTTTCAAACTTCCAGTATTGCTGGATTAGTTTTGTTTATTTACTGTGCTAGATATTTAGCTCAAAAAAAGAAAGAACGCATGAACTTGATTCACTCATTTTTTCCCTTAATTTTTCCCATATTTTTGATTATTGGACTTATATTTCCCGCTAATGGTTCTACCGCGGTTCTTGTTTTTATTTCAGTTTTAATTATTCTTTTTATAGGAGGATATCCATTTACTGGAGTAATAGGAATTTTATTTATGGGAATCCTAGCAGCAGGAATATACATTTATTCTGTCATAAAATGGGGAGATAAAAATCCCATGAATAGGGTTTATACATGGAAAAGTCGTATCGAAAATTTTTTGGATCATGATTCTGAAGAAAGTTATCAAATGAAACAATCTAAAACAGCTATTTTTTTAGGAAAAAAGTTTGGTCGTGGACCTGGAAAAAGCGTTCTGAAAGCTTTTCTTCCACAATCTTCTTCAGACTTTATTTATGCAATTATTATAGAAGAATATGGATCTATTGGAGGGATTTTACTCCTGTTTATTTATATTCTTATTTTGTTGAGAATTATGGTTATTTCTACGAAAATACAAAATTATTTTTGTTCTTTGTTGGTTCTTTCTGTTGGTTTTCCTATTATTAATCAAGCACTTATTAATATGGGAATAGCTGTTGGTTTATTTCCTGTGACAGGACAAACTTTACCATTAATTAGCGCTGGAGGAACTTCTATGTGGGTGACTTTTTTTAGTTTTGGGATCATCTTAAGTGTTAGCAGAATCATATATGATACTCCTGATTACATGGAAAAAAGAAATTCATCATGA
- the murG gene encoding undecaprenyldiphospho-muramoylpentapeptide beta-N-acetylglucosaminyltransferase, which yields MKKPRIIIGSGGTGGHIYPGIAIADELRNQIPEVNILFIGSRKHMEMQEIPKFGYPIEGIYISGGKDKLFSIAGFFLSMELIYSFFLVKKILEKFSPDIVIGTGGYVSFPTLYAAEKKKIPILLQEQNSFPGFTNRIFSRYAKKICIAYEEAKKYFPKEKTIITGNPVRSGILQKLPSRDQACIHLGLKVNRPIILSIGGSQGSNSINKAWIEGLKKMIHLDLQLIWQIGKADIHNIKKNRISHHHNFLLMEFIENLPICYAAADIIVSRAGALTISEICLIGKPYILIPFPWSSDDHQNKNAKILADKEAALIIKNEEVEKKLVNSIIELLNDCRRKKKMSRNILKLGKPKATNDIVNEILKIIN from the coding sequence ATGAAAAAACCTAGAATAATTATTGGTAGTGGAGGCACTGGAGGGCATATTTATCCAGGTATAGCTATAGCCGATGAATTGAGAAACCAGATTCCAGAAGTGAATATTTTATTTATTGGATCCAGGAAGCACATGGAAATGCAAGAAATCCCGAAATTTGGATATCCAATTGAAGGAATTTATATTTCAGGAGGAAAAGATAAATTGTTTTCTATAGCAGGATTTTTTTTATCTATGGAACTGATATATAGCTTTTTTTTAGTAAAGAAAATTTTAGAAAAATTTTCTCCGGATATAGTTATTGGAACAGGAGGATACGTTAGTTTTCCAACTTTATATGCTGCAGAAAAAAAGAAAATTCCTATTCTACTTCAAGAACAAAATTCTTTTCCTGGATTTACCAATAGAATATTTTCTCGTTATGCTAAAAAAATATGTATTGCTTATGAAGAAGCTAAAAAATATTTTCCAAAAGAAAAAACTATCATCACTGGAAATCCCGTTAGATCCGGAATATTACAAAAATTACCCAGTAGAGATCAGGCTTGTATTCATTTAGGATTGAAAGTGAATCGACCTATTATTTTATCTATAGGAGGAAGTCAAGGATCTAATAGTATTAATAAAGCTTGGATAGAAGGGTTAAAAAAAATGATTCATTTAGATCTACAACTGATTTGGCAAATAGGAAAAGCAGATATTCATAATATCAAGAAAAATAGGATTTCTCATCATCATAATTTCCTTTTAATGGAGTTTATTGAAAATCTTCCGATATGTTATGCAGCAGCAGATATCATTGTATCTAGAGCTGGGGCCTTAACTATATCAGAAATATGTTTAATAGGAAAACCTTATATTTTAATTCCTTTTCCTTGGTCCTCAGATGACCATCAAAATAAAAATGCTAAAATATTAGCTGATAAAGAAGCTGCTTTGATCATTAAAAATGAGGAAGTAGAGAAAAAATTAGTGAATTCTATTATAGAACTACTTAATGATTGTAGAAGAAAAAAAAAAATGAGTAGGAATATTTTAAAATTAGGAAAACCTAAAGCAACGAACGATATTGTCAACGAAATTTTAAAGATTATTAATTAG
- the pnuC gene encoding nicotinamide riboside transporter PnuC, with product MKEWINILLLLSYHHSSWIHIFLEFTAVTFSIFSVIFAQKNNIWLYPIGIVSTIIYSYLTFVTSLYGDFIINIYYTGMSGYGWYVWLYRKDPKNKNITFSDKKDYFYTILWFLFTCIFSITVYFFFNGKLQTISDWMDVFTTGIFFSGMYQMAMKKVENWIFWMVGNLISVPIYFLKGFILTGFLFIFLSLLAIEGYIIWNQKALKKNF from the coding sequence ATGAAGGAATGGATTAATATCCTTTTATTACTATCTTATCATCATAGTAGTTGGATTCATATTTTTTTGGAATTTACGGCTGTGACATTTAGTATATTCAGTGTGATATTTGCACAAAAAAACAACATCTGGTTATATCCAATAGGAATAGTGAGTACTATTATATACAGTTATTTGACTTTCGTGACTTCTCTTTATGGAGATTTTATTATTAACATATATTATACAGGAATGAGTGGCTATGGATGGTATGTTTGGCTATATAGAAAGGATCCAAAAAATAAAAATATAACTTTTTCCGATAAAAAAGATTATTTCTATACGATTTTATGGTTTTTATTCACTTGTATTTTCAGTATAACGGTTTATTTTTTTTTCAATGGAAAACTTCAAACCATTTCTGATTGGATGGATGTATTCACCACAGGGATTTTTTTTTCTGGAATGTATCAGATGGCTATGAAAAAAGTAGAAAATTGGATTTTTTGGATGGTGGGCAACCTTATTTCCGTACCTATTTATTTTTTGAAAGGTTTCATATTAACAGGTTTTTTATTTATTTTTCTTTCCTTATTGGCTATAGAAGGTTATATTATTTGGAATCAAAAAGCACTGAAGAAAAATTTTTAA
- the hisS gene encoding histidine--tRNA ligase: MESPSIPKGTRDFSSMEMNKRNYLIQIIRNKFELFGFSPIETPSFEKISTLMGKYGEEGDYLMFKLLHSGDFMRKKKENSDCNNQNFMKSLSNKALRYDLTIPFVRYVVMHRNEILFPFKRYQIQPVWRADKPQKERFREFYQCDADMIGTQSLSSLWQEVEFIQLCDEIFTELNFPIIININHRDILGGLVEISGIENHLWKDFTTSLDKWEKKGRNLVKKEMLRKGISSNSFERIACFFDMKENFSKKIESFTVAFQSSERGKKGIKDLSFIFQKIKNISLKKTKLKWNVSLARGMNYYTGPIFEIFPDNKGSCMKNSIGGGGRYDQLSSFFGMKNLSGVGVSLGLDRIYLAMEKENLFSTISSNPSKVLFINFGDEEVLYAYNMINFLRKKGISTQLYPNAVKISKQFRYANDNHIPFTISIGKNEVEKKKIRVKNLKNRIETEYDNIQEVAHQLIKKTPN; this comes from the coding sequence ATGGAATCTCCTAGTATTCCCAAAGGGACCAGAGATTTTTCATCCATGGAGATGAATAAAAGAAACTATTTAATTCAAATTATTCGAAATAAATTTGAACTTTTTGGTTTCTCTCCCATAGAAACTCCTTCTTTTGAAAAAATTTCTACTCTTATGGGAAAATATGGAGAAGAAGGTGACTACTTAATGTTTAAGTTGCTTCATTCAGGAGATTTTATGAGAAAAAAAAAAGAAAATTCTGATTGTAATAATCAGAATTTTATGAAAAGCCTATCCAATAAAGCTCTTAGATATGATTTAACGATTCCTTTTGTTCGCTATGTAGTTATGCATAGGAATGAAATTCTTTTTCCTTTTAAAAGATATCAAATACAACCAGTATGGCGTGCAGATAAACCACAAAAAGAAAGATTTAGAGAATTTTATCAGTGTGACGCGGATATGATTGGAACCCAATCATTATCTTCTTTATGGCAAGAAGTTGAGTTCATCCAACTTTGTGATGAAATATTTACAGAATTAAATTTTCCTATAATTATCAATATTAATCATCGAGATATTTTGGGAGGATTAGTAGAAATTTCTGGAATAGAAAATCATTTATGGAAAGATTTTACGACCTCTTTAGATAAATGGGAGAAGAAAGGAAGAAATCTAGTAAAAAAAGAAATGCTTCGTAAAGGAATTTCCTCGAATTCTTTTGAAAGAATAGCATGTTTTTTTGATATGAAAGAAAATTTTTCAAAAAAAATAGAATCTTTCACTGTCGCTTTCCAATCCTCTGAAAGAGGAAAAAAAGGAATAAAAGATCTCAGTTTTATCTTTCAAAAGATAAAAAATATTTCTTTAAAAAAGACAAAATTGAAATGGAATGTCTCTTTAGCTAGAGGAATGAATTATTATACAGGTCCCATATTTGAAATATTTCCAGATAATAAGGGATCCTGTATGAAAAATTCTATTGGAGGAGGAGGAAGATATGATCAATTATCTAGCTTTTTTGGAATGAAAAATCTTTCTGGCGTAGGAGTATCTTTGGGTTTAGATAGAATATATCTAGCCATGGAAAAAGAAAATTTATTTTCAACTATTTCTAGTAATCCTTCAAAAGTATTGTTTATTAATTTCGGAGATGAAGAGGTTTTATATGCATATAACATGATAAATTTTTTGAGAAAAAAAGGAATTTCCACTCAATTGTATCCTAATGCCGTAAAAATAAGTAAACAATTCAGATATGCAAACGATAATCACATTCCATTTACTATTAGTATAGGAAAAAATGAAGTAGAAAAAAAGAAAATACGAGTCAAAAATCTAAAAAACAGAATAGAAACCGAATATGATAATATCCAAGAAGTAGCTCATCAATTAATAAAAAAAACCCCTAATTAA